A window of the Thermoleophilia bacterium SCSIO 60948 genome harbors these coding sequences:
- a CDS encoding SRPBCC family protein — MRPVSAQTTIDAPREVVFERLLDLSLRPSFTDHFLSEMRLQRVEPYGVGASARFRIGDSGPWLDTAIAEVEPPYRITEHGHGGRENRIPTFTVWEIVDAPGAGCELTVTFWTEPSYFVDRIHEPWPVRSLRRGWKRAVRRLAEELETGAPEQPIGVGGGPRIPY, encoded by the coding sequence ATGCGACCCGTGAGCGCCCAGACGACGATCGACGCCCCGCGGGAGGTCGTCTTCGAGCGCCTGCTCGATCTCAGCCTGCGGCCGTCGTTCACCGATCACTTCCTCTCGGAGATGCGACTCCAGCGCGTCGAGCCCTACGGCGTCGGCGCCTCGGCGCGGTTTCGGATCGGCGATTCCGGTCCCTGGCTCGACACCGCGATCGCCGAGGTGGAGCCGCCGTACAGGATCACCGAGCACGGGCACGGGGGGCGCGAGAACCGCATCCCGACCTTCACCGTCTGGGAGATCGTCGACGCCCCCGGGGCCGGCTGCGAGCTGACCGTCACCTTCTGGACCGAGCCTTCCTACTTCGTCGACAGGATCCACGAGCCGTGGCCCGTCAGGAGCCTCCGCCGCGGCTGGAAGCGGGCGGTTCGAAGGCTCGCCGAGGAGCTCGAGACAGGCGCGCCCGAGCAACCGATCGGGGTCGGGGGCGGGCCCCGAATCCCGTACTAA
- a CDS encoding FxsA family protein, whose protein sequence is MPLLLLILFIGLPIAEIYVIVQVGQAIGILPTLAILLIDGFVGAALARSQGRTAWRRFNETMSRGRIPANEAFDGAMIVLGGSLLLAPGFITDIFGLAFLVPPTRALIKAGLRRLAKSRAIVFSVGLGGGSAGGPGRPGPAPGPAPGFPPRRRPEYDYEGSAREVDSDPRLDEGER, encoded by the coding sequence ATGCCGCTGCTGCTCCTGATCCTGTTCATCGGCCTGCCGATCGCGGAGATCTACGTGATCGTCCAGGTCGGACAGGCGATCGGCATCCTGCCGACGCTGGCGATCCTGCTGATCGACGGCTTCGTCGGGGCGGCGCTCGCGCGCTCCCAGGGGCGCACCGCATGGCGGCGCTTCAACGAGACCATGTCCAGGGGAAGGATCCCGGCCAACGAGGCGTTCGACGGTGCGATGATCGTCCTCGGCGGGTCGCTGCTGCTCGCCCCCGGGTTCATCACCGACATCTTCGGTCTCGCCTTCCTGGTGCCGCCGACCCGCGCTTTGATCAAGGCAGGCCTGCGCCGCCTCGCCAAGAGCCGGGCGATCGTCTTCAGCGTCGGACTCGGCGGCGGTTCGGCCGGAGGCCCCGGGCGGCCGGGTCCCGCGCCCGGCCCCGCACCCGGCTTCCCCCCGCGCCGGCGTCCTGAGTACGACTACGAGGGCAGCGCCCGTGAGGTCGACTCCGACCCGCGGCTCGACGAGGGTGAGCGATGA
- a CDS encoding transcriptional regulator has protein sequence MIGRRWTGAILWALIDRPLYFSELSSSVPGLSDRLLSARLRQLESEGLIERSVEAGSRPRVRYSLSEKGSELEPCMRELADWARRWNEV, from the coding sequence ATGATCGGCCGTCGCTGGACCGGCGCGATCCTCTGGGCTCTGATCGACCGTCCGCTCTACTTCTCGGAGCTCAGCTCGAGCGTGCCGGGGCTGTCGGACAGGCTGCTCTCGGCGCGGCTTCGCCAGCTCGAGTCGGAGGGGTTGATCGAGCGCTCGGTCGAGGCCGGGAGCCGCCCCCGGGTGCGCTACTCGCTGAGCGAGAAGGGCTCGGAGCTCGAGCCGTGCATGCGCGAGCTCGCCGACTGGGCACGGCGCTGGAACGAGGTCTGA
- a CDS encoding HNH endonuclease → MARRGSVCVWCGRDFGRFPNDLSAEHLCPRSKGGTFGEANIEIACRRCNRARRSRSAVAYAVERESEGLAPRWDVLERDLRALASDGVRREREYARTQLRHLPEG, encoded by the coding sequence GTGGCGCGGCGGGGGAGTGTCTGCGTTTGGTGTGGGCGGGATTTCGGGCGGTTTCCAAATGACCTGTCGGCCGAGCATCTGTGCCCGCGGTCGAAGGGCGGGACGTTCGGCGAGGCGAACATCGAGATCGCGTGCCGGCGCTGCAACCGCGCACGCCGGTCGCGCTCGGCCGTCGCCTACGCGGTCGAGCGGGAGAGTGAGGGCCTGGCGCCCCGCTGGGACGTCCTCGAGCGTGATCTGAGGGCTCTGGCCAGCGACGGGGTCAGGCGCGAGCGCGAGTACGCCCGCACCCAGCTCCGCCACCTGCCGGAGGGCTAG
- a CDS encoding response regulator — translation MSSDFASATSASQNASDESQLILIAEDEPDIRELATLVLERAGYRTIAFSDGASALEGARNKAPDLCLLDVMMPRMNGFEVLSAIKSDAELSGVKTIICTATIQDERDVREGGPGADAYIRKPFSTAELQGTVDELLG, via the coding sequence ATGTCTTCTGACTTTGCATCCGCCACATCCGCATCCCAGAACGCATCCGACGAGTCACAACTGATCCTGATCGCCGAGGACGAGCCCGACATCCGCGAGCTCGCGACCCTCGTGCTCGAGCGGGCCGGCTACCGGACGATCGCCTTCTCCGACGGCGCCTCGGCGCTCGAGGGAGCTCGCAACAAGGCTCCGGACCTCTGCCTGCTCGACGTGATGATGCCGCGCATGAACGGCTTCGAGGTCCTGTCGGCGATCAAGTCCGATGCCGAGCTGAGCGGCGTCAAGACGATCATCTGCACCGCGACGATCCAGGACGAGCGCGACGTACGCGAGGGCGGCCCCGGCGCCGACGCCTACATACGCAAGCCGTTCTCGACCGCTGAGCTGCAGGGGACCGTCGACGAGCTGCTCGGCTGA
- a CDS encoding UvrD-helicase domain-containing protein, with product MPELLRARPDLPPSAGADRGADRRGPRRAAAGEGVLSAAATDGPSASERPAPTPEQAAATTARGRDVLLEAGAGSGKTRVLVERYCDAAIELGSLEPIVAFTFTERAAGELRERVIGELERRARSSAAAGDAEASALAAELAASADEAWVSTIHGFCRRLIASHPFALGLDPGFRVLSEQESTRLGREAFETALDELLRSESVEDAAEIVAATRVSELASMVRTIHDELRALGREPRLEPATPADVAEAASRLREAATEALAETAEAKGKRAAESRERLASAAALGPAPTEGEIADLMLKTKAAAFLGPCCEDFRSAFDALRGALADHAALGLHALLARLVEIYARRLDEVKAERSGLDFEDLQLRAIELLETRPDVAGALGERLRHILVDEFQDTNPLQVRLVELIRGPETAVFRVGDEFQSIYGFRGADVEAFRAERERAREDASATVIGLRGNFRSTAAIVAAVNALGEAMLDGFVPLTVGASTAAQPGDGHEAGPEEHPEPDSAPDPQLSLLDPSPAPPPRRSEEPAVELLLTPETSDWELAGPAIPGDYPSSPARVAEARFLAGRLAELVKQGTDRGSIVVLLRAYTHVVAYEDALEAAGLRPYVVGGRGFWSAQQVDDVRRLLATIANPLDDAALLGALASPACGVRPETLWLLAAARREGGTGRLWPLVRRLAGGGRHEPTDAAELAAARLAAIADDERERILALHDSIERLRDLAPIVPLDELVDRTVTDTGYDLAVLGMDRGERRFANVRKLMRIARDFEAAEGRDLRGLLAQLAASADVAREGEAATAAERHDGVRVMTAHTAKGLEFHTVAVAELGRALLPPGRGPGARVERRPAGEPRVGLRLSRFGTKAVGAFGFDELAERAAAADSEESRRLAYVAATRAEQRLILSGGFKPSRLGRASSETALSAPVSERFMRALGLGPEPESGPIEIRPAELRPGLGGVAPLTSARVEVAVNTPPAVPEAEASGARPRPEPAGVPATIEPASYDGRVLEVATRAGGGAGHLSPSSLAAYERCGYRFWAERIVGLAPREPGGAGGPGGARGFGTAVHGLLEASAATDWRAPGTDEIAAALAGEGVEPSAERIERAAMMVSGWLEAPLARSLAGREQRAEVSFLLPIGRTVVRGTIDLLVLGDVPLVVDYKTDRVGSHGLGALVDRYGIQRELYALAARAASGADRVETAYVFLERPGEPVSLELGPDELDAAERRIEASLGRIGAGEFEVTPTPHAALCADCPARAALCSYEEIPDLPSSGVAA from the coding sequence GTGCCCGAGTTACTGCGAGCACGCCCCGATCTGCCGCCGTCAGCGGGCGCGGATCGCGGAGCTGATCGACGAGGACCCCGACGAGCCGCGGCAGGAGAGGGCGTTCTGAGCGCCGCGGCGACGGACGGGCCGAGCGCGAGCGAGCGCCCGGCGCCGACGCCGGAGCAGGCCGCGGCGACGACCGCGCGCGGGCGCGACGTCCTGCTGGAGGCGGGCGCCGGAAGCGGCAAGACCCGCGTCCTCGTCGAGCGCTACTGCGACGCCGCGATCGAGCTCGGGAGCCTCGAGCCGATCGTCGCGTTCACGTTCACCGAGCGTGCCGCGGGCGAGCTCCGCGAGCGGGTGATCGGTGAGCTCGAGCGCCGGGCGAGGAGCTCGGCGGCGGCGGGCGACGCGGAGGCCTCGGCGCTCGCGGCCGAGCTCGCCGCGAGCGCCGACGAGGCCTGGGTCTCGACGATCCACGGTTTCTGCCGGCGCCTGATCGCATCGCACCCGTTCGCACTCGGGCTCGATCCCGGGTTCCGCGTGCTCTCCGAGCAGGAGTCGACGCGTCTCGGCCGCGAGGCGTTCGAGACCGCCCTGGACGAGCTGCTGCGATCCGAGAGCGTCGAGGACGCGGCCGAGATCGTCGCCGCGACGCGGGTCTCCGAGCTCGCATCGATGGTGAGGACGATCCACGACGAGCTCCGCGCGCTCGGGCGCGAGCCACGCCTCGAGCCTGCGACGCCGGCCGACGTCGCCGAAGCGGCATCGAGGCTGCGCGAGGCCGCGACGGAGGCGCTCGCCGAGACCGCCGAGGCGAAGGGAAAGCGGGCGGCCGAGTCGCGTGAACGACTCGCCTCGGCCGCCGCCCTGGGCCCGGCGCCCACCGAGGGCGAGATCGCCGACCTGATGCTGAAGACGAAGGCGGCGGCGTTTCTCGGACCGTGCTGCGAGGACTTTCGCAGCGCCTTCGACGCGCTTCGCGGGGCGCTCGCCGACCACGCCGCGCTCGGGCTGCATGCCCTCCTCGCCCGACTCGTCGAGATCTACGCGCGGCGTCTCGACGAGGTCAAGGCCGAGCGCTCCGGCCTCGACTTCGAGGACCTCCAGCTGCGGGCGATCGAGTTGCTCGAGACGCGCCCGGACGTCGCCGGAGCACTCGGGGAGCGCCTGCGCCACATCCTCGTCGACGAGTTCCAGGACACGAACCCGCTCCAGGTCAGGCTCGTCGAGCTGATCCGCGGCCCCGAGACGGCGGTCTTCCGGGTCGGCGACGAATTCCAGTCGATCTATGGCTTCCGCGGGGCCGACGTCGAGGCATTCCGCGCCGAGCGCGAGCGGGCGCGTGAGGACGCCTCGGCGACCGTGATCGGGCTGCGGGGCAATTTCCGCTCGACCGCTGCGATCGTCGCCGCCGTCAACGCGCTCGGCGAGGCGATGCTCGACGGCTTCGTACCGCTCACGGTCGGGGCCTCGACGGCGGCGCAGCCCGGGGACGGGCACGAGGCCGGGCCGGAGGAGCACCCGGAGCCCGACTCGGCCCCGGACCCCCAGCTCTCACTCCTCGACCCCTCCCCCGCCCCGCCACCGCGGCGATCGGAGGAGCCGGCGGTCGAACTCCTCCTCACCCCCGAGACGAGCGACTGGGAGCTCGCGGGCCCCGCGATCCCCGGCGACTACCCGTCGAGCCCGGCGCGGGTCGCCGAGGCACGGTTCCTCGCGGGCCGGCTCGCCGAGCTCGTGAAGCAGGGAACCGACCGCGGTTCGATCGTCGTGCTCTTGCGCGCCTACACGCACGTCGTCGCCTACGAGGACGCGCTCGAGGCCGCGGGCCTTCGCCCCTACGTCGTCGGCGGCCGCGGCTTCTGGTCGGCGCAGCAGGTCGATGACGTCCGGCGTCTGCTCGCGACGATCGCGAACCCGCTCGACGACGCGGCGCTGCTCGGCGCCCTCGCCTCGCCGGCCTGCGGGGTGCGCCCGGAGACGCTGTGGCTTCTGGCCGCGGCGCGCCGCGAGGGTGGCACGGGGCGCCTGTGGCCGCTCGTGCGCCGGCTCGCGGGTGGAGGCCGGCACGAGCCGACCGACGCGGCTGAGCTCGCGGCGGCGCGGCTGGCGGCGATCGCCGACGACGAGCGCGAGCGGATCCTGGCGCTCCACGACTCGATCGAGCGACTGCGCGATCTCGCGCCGATCGTTCCGCTGGACGAGCTGGTCGACCGGACGGTCACGGACACCGGCTACGACCTCGCCGTCCTCGGGATGGATCGCGGCGAGCGGCGGTTCGCGAACGTCCGCAAGCTGATGCGGATCGCTCGCGACTTCGAGGCCGCCGAGGGGCGCGATCTGCGCGGCCTTCTCGCCCAGCTCGCAGCGAGCGCGGACGTCGCGCGCGAGGGCGAGGCCGCGACGGCGGCCGAGCGGCACGACGGAGTCCGGGTCATGACCGCGCACACCGCCAAGGGCCTCGAGTTCCACACCGTAGCGGTGGCCGAGCTCGGGCGCGCGCTCCTGCCGCCCGGGCGCGGCCCGGGTGCCCGGGTCGAGCGGCGCCCGGCGGGCGAGCCCAGGGTCGGGCTGCGGCTGTCGAGGTTCGGGACGAAGGCGGTCGGCGCGTTCGGGTTCGACGAGCTCGCGGAGCGCGCCGCGGCGGCGGACTCCGAGGAATCGCGACGGCTCGCCTACGTCGCGGCCACGCGTGCCGAGCAAAGGCTGATCCTGAGCGGCGGGTTCAAGCCCTCCCGGCTCGGTCGCGCGAGCTCGGAGACGGCGCTCAGCGCGCCGGTCAGCGAGCGCTTCATGCGCGCCCTGGGACTCGGGCCCGAGCCCGAGAGCGGGCCGATCGAGATCAGGCCGGCCGAGCTTCGTCCCGGGCTCGGGGGTGTGGCCCCGCTGACGAGCGCGCGGGTCGAGGTCGCCGTGAACACACCCCCGGCAGTCCCCGAGGCGGAAGCATCCGGCGCGCGCCCGCGGCCGGAGCCGGCCGGCGTTCCGGCGACCATCGAGCCGGCGAGCTACGACGGCAGGGTCCTGGAGGTGGCGACGCGAGCCGGCGGCGGCGCTGGACACCTCTCGCCCTCCTCGCTCGCCGCCTACGAGCGCTGCGGTTATCGCTTCTGGGCCGAGCGCATCGTCGGGCTCGCCCCGCGCGAGCCGGGCGGTGCCGGCGGTCCGGGCGGCGCGCGCGGCTTCGGGACCGCCGTGCACGGGCTGCTCGAGGCGAGCGCCGCGACGGACTGGCGTGCGCCCGGGACGGACGAGATCGCCGCGGCGCTCGCCGGCGAGGGCGTCGAGCCCTCGGCGGAGCGCATCGAGCGCGCCGCGATGATGGTCTCCGGGTGGCTGGAGGCTCCGCTGGCACGATCGCTCGCGGGCCGCGAGCAGCGGGCCGAGGTGTCGTTCCTGCTCCCGATCGGTCGCACGGTCGTCCGTGGCACGATCGACCTCCTCGTGCTGGGAGACGTCCCTCTCGTCGTCGACTACAAGACCGACCGGGTCGGCTCCCACGGGCTCGGCGCACTCGTCGATCGCTACGGAATCCAGCGCGAGCTCTACGCGCTCGCGGCGCGCGCCGCCTCGGGCGCCGATCGCGTCGAGACCGCCTACGTCTTCCTCGAGCGGCCGGGCGAGCCGGTGAGCCTCGAGCTCGGGCCCGACGAGCTCGACGCCGCCGAGCGCAGGATCGAGGCGAGCCTCGGGCGAATCGGCGCCGGCGAGTTCGAGGTCACGCCGACCCCCCATGCCGCGCTCTGCGCCGACTGCCCGGCGCGGGCCGCCCTGTGCTCGTATGAGGAGATCCCCGACCTGCCGAGCTCAGGGGTGGCGGCATGA
- a CDS encoding ParA family protein, producing MAETIAILSQKGGTGKTTLTRTLTDVLGRVGLDVLAVDADPQGNLSDYFDTDPEADPTLADVLSGDAKATDAVHGQVIPANLRLAEAELALAGKMGREMTLRSALRDLKRNRDVILIDCPPTLGLLTVNALVAADYAILSTEAQYFSLQGMEQAIEVLELARSTLNPDLELLGVVLNIANMRTKHARATLDSLRERFGDDLFRTAIRQSVVYAESAERGLSILDYRPARGADYLSLGGEVLRRIGRQDLLAKLDEVSAELAPGGGGGR from the coding sequence ATGGCGGAGACGATCGCGATCCTCTCCCAGAAGGGGGGCACGGGCAAGACGACGCTGACCCGGACGCTGACCGACGTGCTCGGCCGCGTCGGTCTCGACGTGCTCGCGGTCGACGCCGATCCGCAGGGCAACCTGTCCGACTACTTCGACACGGATCCGGAGGCCGATCCGACGCTCGCCGACGTCCTGTCCGGTGATGCGAAGGCCACCGACGCGGTCCACGGCCAGGTGATCCCCGCGAACCTCCGGCTGGCGGAGGCCGAGCTCGCGCTCGCCGGCAAGATGGGTCGCGAGATGACGCTTCGCAGCGCGCTGCGCGACCTGAAGCGAAACCGCGACGTGATCCTGATCGACTGCCCGCCGACGCTCGGGCTGCTGACGGTCAACGCGCTGGTCGCGGCCGACTACGCGATCCTCTCGACCGAGGCGCAGTACTTCTCGCTCCAGGGCATGGAGCAGGCGATCGAGGTGCTCGAGTTGGCGCGCTCCACGCTCAATCCGGACCTCGAGCTGCTCGGCGTGGTCCTCAACATCGCCAACATGCGCACGAAGCACGCCCGCGCCACGCTCGACTCACTGCGCGAGCGCTTCGGCGACGACCTCTTCCGGACGGCGATTCGCCAGTCCGTGGTCTACGCCGAGTCCGCCGAGCGCGGCCTCTCGATCCTCGACTACCGCCCGGCGCGCGGAGCGGACTACCTGTCGCTCGGCGGCGAGGTGCTGCGCCGGATCGGGCGCCAGGACCTGCTCGCGAAGCTCGACGAGGTCAGCGCCGAGCTCGCCCCCGGTGGTGGCGGCGGGCGCTAG
- the thrB gene encoding homoserine kinase, producing MTSRRRRVRVPASSANLGPGFDVLAASLSLWLDVEVSETGRFEVVAPELGAGVATDRSNLIVRAFEHLHPADGLRFEISSEIPLARGLGSSASAIVAGLMAADHLYELGLSKSDVFGHAAAIEGHPDNVAAATFGGFAVCGAAGEAPVRIAPPDGIEAIVAVPSEEVSTADARAAMPAALAVPDAVANVAAASRLVLGLERSDPGLISQGLADRLHQPARAPLMERSMALVEAAPSLGALGATISGAGPTVLIWSFWQDTGRVLSAVEDWSRGWAEVRRVPFSPLGADVVEI from the coding sequence GTGACCTCGCGGCGGCGCAGGGTCCGGGTTCCGGCCTCCTCGGCCAACCTCGGACCCGGCTTCGACGTCCTCGCGGCGTCCCTCTCGCTCTGGCTCGATGTCGAGGTGAGTGAGACGGGGCGCTTCGAGGTCGTCGCGCCGGAGCTCGGCGCGGGGGTCGCGACCGACCGCTCGAACCTGATCGTCAGGGCCTTCGAGCACCTGCACCCCGCCGACGGGCTGCGTTTCGAGATCTCCAGCGAGATCCCGCTGGCGCGCGGTCTCGGGTCGAGCGCGTCGGCGATCGTCGCCGGCCTGATGGCCGCCGACCACCTCTACGAGCTCGGTCTGTCGAAGAGCGACGTCTTCGGCCACGCGGCCGCGATCGAGGGACACCCGGACAACGTCGCCGCCGCGACGTTCGGCGGCTTCGCGGTCTGTGGTGCTGCCGGAGAGGCTCCGGTGCGGATCGCGCCACCCGACGGGATCGAGGCGATCGTCGCGGTTCCCTCGGAGGAGGTCTCGACCGCCGACGCACGCGCCGCGATGCCCGCAGCCCTGGCGGTGCCCGACGCGGTCGCCAACGTCGCCGCCGCGAGCCGGCTCGTGCTCGGCCTCGAGCGCTCCGATCCGGGGCTGATCTCCCAGGGGCTGGCCGACCGCCTCCACCAGCCGGCACGGGCTCCGCTAATGGAGCGCTCGATGGCGCTGGTCGAGGCGGCTCCCTCGCTCGGCGCCCTCGGGGCGACGATCTCGGGCGCCGGTCCCACCGTTCTCATCTGGAGCTTCTGGCAGGACACCGGCCGGGTCCTGAGCGCCGTCGAGGACTGGTCGCGAGGTTGGGCCGAGGTCCGGCGGGTCCCGTTCAGCCCGCTCGGCGCCGACGTCGTCGAGATCTAG
- a CDS encoding MarP family serine protease, translating to MSALDAAIVVLVLAFALLGATRGLAAGGLALVGFTAGAFAGSRIGALLAENAEDARIVPAVTLFSGLVLGGLAAVVLERFGLRIRGRLARHRAGRLIDGVGGAALFALLALAMVWALASVALRGPGGGPSSPLGRVADDSRIVAALDDALPSPDPLLEALRRVAPTPTIAGPDPSVAPPDPGRIDDPEIREAARSVVRVTGVACGIGLEGSGWVAGDGLVVTNAHVVAGQSGTLVESVDGQAADAEVVAYEPENDLAVLSVPDLDLPALELDLEPTRGDSGAVAGFPENGPLTLVPARLGTTAEVSSQDSYGRGPIDRRMTAFRAEVRSGNSGGPVIDGEGRVMATVFAASESAGPPSGLGVPNDVVADRLGGRLEPTQPGRCGTSATLGG from the coding sequence GTGAGCGCGCTCGACGCGGCGATCGTCGTGCTCGTCCTGGCGTTCGCGTTGCTCGGGGCGACCCGTGGGCTCGCCGCCGGAGGGTTGGCCCTGGTCGGGTTCACGGCCGGCGCCTTCGCGGGTTCGAGGATCGGGGCGCTGCTCGCCGAGAATGCTGAGGACGCGCGCATCGTGCCGGCCGTGACGCTGTTCTCGGGCCTGGTGCTAGGCGGTCTCGCGGCGGTCGTGCTCGAGCGCTTCGGACTGCGGATCCGCGGCCGCCTCGCCCGCCATCGCGCCGGACGCCTCATCGATGGGGTCGGCGGCGCCGCGCTCTTCGCCCTGCTCGCGCTGGCGATGGTGTGGGCGCTCGCCTCGGTCGCGCTGCGCGGCCCGGGGGGCGGGCCATCGAGCCCACTCGGGCGGGTTGCCGATGATTCGCGGATCGTCGCGGCGCTCGATGATGCGCTGCCCTCGCCGGACCCGCTGCTCGAGGCGCTGCGGCGCGTCGCGCCGACGCCGACGATCGCGGGGCCCGACCCGAGCGTCGCGCCTCCGGATCCCGGCCGGATCGACGACCCGGAGATCCGTGAGGCCGCGCGCAGCGTCGTCCGCGTGACCGGCGTCGCGTGCGGGATCGGGCTCGAGGGTTCGGGCTGGGTCGCCGGCGACGGACTCGTCGTCACGAACGCCCACGTCGTCGCGGGGCAGTCGGGAACGCTCGTCGAGAGCGTCGACGGTCAGGCCGCCGATGCCGAAGTCGTCGCCTACGAGCCCGAGAACGACCTCGCGGTGCTGTCGGTGCCGGACCTCGACCTGCCCGCGCTCGAGCTCGACCTCGAGCCGACCCGCGGCGACTCCGGTGCGGTCGCGGGCTTCCCCGAGAACGGTCCGCTGACGCTCGTCCCGGCGCGGCTCGGGACCACGGCCGAGGTGTCGAGCCAGGACTCCTACGGCCGCGGACCGATCGACCGCCGGATGACGGCGTTTCGGGCCGAGGTCCGCTCGGGCAACTCCGGCGGCCCGGTGATCGACGGCGAGGGCAGGGTGATGGCGACCGTGTTCGCGGCGAGCGAGAGCGCCGGACCGCCGAGCGGGCTCGGTGTCCCCAACGACGTGGTCGCCGACCGGCTCGGCGGTCGTCTCGAGCCGACGCAGCCAGGCCGGTGTGGCACGTCAGCTACTCTCGGTGGGTGA
- a CDS encoding HAD family phosphatase — MSRVRAVISDFGGVLTTPLIHAFARVQEEHGISTAALGMALYALAERDGENPLHRLERGEMSEADFLAACAEEIERVEGSRPELGRFNELYFGALDPNAEMIGYMAELRDRGLRMAMLTNNVREWEARWRSMLPVDEIFELVVDSAFVGMRKPEPRIYELTLERLGLSAPECVFVDDIEVNVVAARELGMSAVLFETTEQARAEIDAALA, encoded by the coding sequence TTGAGCCGCGTCCGCGCGGTCATATCGGACTTCGGCGGCGTCCTCACGACGCCGCTGATTCACGCGTTCGCGCGTGTTCAGGAGGAGCACGGCATATCGACCGCCGCCCTCGGAATGGCGCTCTACGCGCTCGCCGAGCGAGACGGGGAGAACCCGCTCCACCGGCTCGAGCGCGGCGAGATGAGCGAGGCGGACTTCCTCGCGGCCTGCGCCGAGGAGATCGAGCGCGTCGAGGGATCGCGGCCGGAGCTCGGACGCTTCAACGAGCTCTACTTCGGCGCTCTCGACCCGAACGCGGAGATGATCGGCTATATGGCCGAGCTTCGCGATCGCGGTCTGCGGATGGCGATGCTGACCAACAACGTCCGTGAGTGGGAGGCGCGCTGGCGCTCGATGCTGCCGGTCGACGAGATCTTCGAGCTCGTCGTCGACTCGGCGTTCGTCGGGATGCGAAAGCCCGAGCCGCGGATCTACGAGCTGACGCTCGAGCGTCTCGGCCTCAGCGCGCCCGAGTGCGTCTTCGTCGACGACATCGAGGTCAACGTCGTCGCGGCCCGCGAGCTCGGAATGAGCGCGGTGCTGTTCGAGACGACAGAGCAAGCGCGAGCGGAGATCGACGCGGCGCTGGCGTAG
- a CDS encoding gamma-glutamylcyclotransferase, with protein sequence MSRAWAFAYGSLVSAQSASETLGRAVEPLPAALHGWRRGWTLGRDNERAEKRFERLDGVPIAWCLALDLQREEGGLDGSTGPQAPNGALLELSHGDLERLDRREIRYDRVEIGESVELADGTRPGGPVYAWTAKPQNHFPEPPPGAVVLASYVEAVEAAFDALGAGHLDRFRSTTAEPRCEVVAARLAAGDSIAPGNPRRW encoded by the coding sequence ATGAGCCGGGCCTGGGCGTTCGCCTACGGCTCGCTGGTCAGCGCACAGAGCGCGTCGGAGACGCTCGGCAGAGCGGTCGAGCCCCTACCGGCCGCGCTTCACGGCTGGCGCCGCGGGTGGACGCTCGGGCGCGACAACGAGCGGGCCGAGAAGCGCTTCGAGCGCCTCGACGGCGTCCCGATCGCGTGGTGCCTCGCGCTCGACCTGCAACGCGAGGAGGGTGGGCTCGACGGGAGCACGGGACCGCAGGCACCCAACGGAGCCCTGCTCGAGCTCTCACACGGGGATCTCGAGCGCCTCGACCGGCGCGAGATCCGGTACGACCGGGTGGAGATCGGCGAGTCGGTCGAACTCGCGGACGGGACCCGGCCGGGGGGTCCTGTCTATGCGTGGACCGCGAAGCCGCAGAACCATTTCCCGGAGCCGCCGCCGGGAGCGGTCGTGCTCGCCAGCTACGTCGAGGCGGTCGAGGCGGCCTTCGACGCGCTGGGGGCGGGTCATCTCGATCGCTTCAGGAGCACGACAGCCGAGCCGCGATGCGAGGTCGTGGCGGCGCGGCTCGCCGCGGGCGACTCGATCGCCCCGGGCAACCCACGTCGCTGGTGA